In Chlorocebus sabaeus isolate Y175 chromosome 19, mChlSab1.0.hap1, whole genome shotgun sequence, a single genomic region encodes these proteins:
- the LOC103222956 gene encoding leucine-zipper-like transcriptional regulator 1 isoform X1, which translates to MAGPGSTGGQIGPGALAGGARSKVAPSVDFDHSCSDSVEYLTLNFGPFETVHRWRRLPPCDEFVGARRSKHTVVAYKDAIYVFGGDNGKTMLNDLLRFDVKDCSWCRAFTTGTPPAPRYHHSAVVYGSSMFVFGGYTGDIYSNSNLKNKNDLFEYKFATGQWTEWKIEGRLPVARSAHGATVYSDKLWIFAGYDGNARLNDMWTIGLQDRELTCWEEVAQSGEIPPSCCNFPVAVCRDKMFVFSGQSGAKITNNLFQFEFKDKTWTRIPTEHLLRGSPPPPQRRYGHTMVAFDRHLYVFGGAADNTLPNELHCYDVDFQTWEVVQPSSDSEISGAEVPERACASEEVPTLPFEERGGFKKSRDVFGLDFGTTSAKQPAQPASELPSGRLFHAAAVISDAMYIFGGTVDNNIRSGEMYRFQFSCYPKCTLHEDYGRLWESRQFCDVEFVLGEKEECVQGHVAIVTARSRWLRRKITQARERLAQKLEQEAASVPREAPGVATGGTRPPLLHVAIREAEARPFEVLMQFLYTDKIKYPRKGHVEDVLLIMDVYKLALSFQLCRLEQLCRQYIEASVDLQNVLVVCESAARLQLSQLKEHCLNFVVKESHFNQVIMMKEFERLSSPLIVEIVRRKQQPPPRTPSDQPVDIGTSLIQDMKAYLEGAGAEFCDITLLLDGHPRPAHKAILAARSSYFEAMFRSFMPEDGQVNISIGEMVPSRQAFESMLRYIYYGEVNMPPEDSLYLFAAPYYYGFYNNRLQAYCKQNLEMNVTVQNVLQILEAADKTQALDMKRHCLHIIVHQFTKVSKLPTLRSLSQQLLLDIIDSLASHISDKQCAELGADI; encoded by the exons ATGGCTGGACCGGGCAGCACCGGGGGCCAGATTGGGCCCGGAGCCCTGGCAGGCGGCGCGCGGTCCAAGGTAGCCCCGAGCGTGGACTTCGATCACAGCTGCTCGGACAGTGTCGAGTACCTGACCCTCAACTTCGGGCCCTTCGAAACAGTGCATCGCTGGCGGCGCCTCCCGCCCTGCGACGAGTTCGTGGGTGCCCG GCGCAGCAAGCACACAGTGGTGGCCTATAAAGATGCCATTTATGTATTTGGTGGAGACAATGG GAAGACCATGCTCAATGACCTCCTGCGGTTCGATGTGAAAGACTGCTCCTGGTGCAG GGCCTTTACCACTGGGACCCCGCCGGCCCCCCGTTACCACCACTCGGCCGTCGTCTATGGGAGCAGCATGTTTGTCTTTG GGGGTTACACTGGGGACATTTATTCCAATTCTAACTTGAAGAATAAAAATGACCTCTTTGAATACAAGTTTGCAACTGGCCAGTGGACGGAGTGGAAAATTGAAGGACG GTTGCCAGTCGCTAGGTCGGCCCACGGAGCCACGGTGTACAGTGACAAGCTGTGGATCTTTGCTGGCTATGACGGCAATGCCAG GTTGAATGACATGTGGACAATTGGCCTCCAGGACCGAGAGCTCACCTGCTGGGAGGAG GTGGCCCAGAGTGGCGAGATCCCCCCGTCTTGCTGCAACTTCCCCGTGGCCGTGTGCCGGGACAAGATGTTTGTGTTCTCCGGGCAAAGCGGAGCCAAGATAACCAACAACCTCTTCCAGTTTGAATTCAAGGACAAGAC GTGGACACGCATCCCAACTGAACACCTGCTCCGGGGTTCCCCACCACCCCCGCAGCGGCGCTACGGGCATACCATGGTGGCCTTTGACCGCCACCTCTATGTGTTTGGGGGTGCGGCCGATAACACGCTGCCCAATGAGCTGCACTGCTATGACGTGGACTTCCAGACCTGGGAGGTCGTCCAGCCCAGCTCCGACAGCGAG ATCAGTGGGGCTGAAGTGCCCGAGCGAGCCTGTGCTTCCGAGGAGGTGCCCACCCTGCCCTTTGAGGAGCGAGGCGGCTTCAAGAAGTCCCGAGATGTGTTCGGCCTGGACTTTGGCACCACCTCAGCCAAGCAGCCCGCCCAGCCCGCCTCAGAG CTGCCCAGTGGGAGGCTCTTCCACGCAGCTGCTGTCATCTCGGATGCCATGTACATCTTCGGGGGCACGGTGGACAACAACATCCGCAGCGGGGAGATGTACAGGTTCCAG TTCTCCTGTTATCCTAAATGCACGCTGCACGAGGACTACGGGCGGCTGTGGGAGAGCCGCCAGTTCTGCGACGTGGAGTTCGTGCTGGGTGAG AAGGAGGAGTGCGTGCAGGGCCATGTAGCCATTGTCACAGCGCGGAGCCGCTGGCTTCGCAGGAAGATCACGCAGGCGCGGGAGCGGCTGGCCCAG AAGCTGGAGCAGGAGGCCGCCTCAGTTCCCAGGGAGGCCCCCGGCGTGGCTACTGGTGGGACCCGGCCGCCCCTGCTGCACGTGGCCATCCGGGAGGCCGAGGCCCGGCCCTTCGAGGTGCTCATGCAGTTCCTTTACACCGACAAGATCAAATACCCACGGAAAG GCCACGTGGAGGATGTGCTGCTCATCATGGATGTGTACAAATTGGCACTGAGCTTCCAGTTGTGCCGCCTGGAGCAGCTGTGCCGCCAGTACATCGAGGCCTCCGTGGACTTGCAGAACGTGCTGGTCGTGTGCGAGAGTGCCGCCCGGCTGCAGCTGAGCCAACTGAAG GAGCACTGCCTGAACTTCGTGGTGAAGGAGTCCCACTTCAACCAGGTGATCATGATGAAGGAGTTCGAGCGCCTCTCCTCGCCGCTGATCGTGGAGATTGTGCGGCGGAAGCAGCAGCCACCCCCTCGCACTCCCTCGGACCAGCCAGTGGACATTG gcaCGTCTCTGATCCAGGACATGAAGGCATACCTGGAGGGGGCGGGCGCAGAGTTCTGTGACATCACGCTGTTGCTGGATGGGCACCCACGGCCAGCCCACAAGGCTATCCTGGCCGCCCGTTCCAG CTACTTTGAAGCCATGTTCCGGTCCTTCATGCCTGAGGACGGGCAGGTGAACATCTCCATCGGGGAGATGGTGCCCAGCAGGCAGGCCTTTGAGTCCATGCTGCGCTACATCTACTATGGCGAGGTCAACATGCCACCCGAGGACTCGCT CTACTTGTTTGCGGCCCCCTACTACTACGGCTTCTACAACAACCGGCTGCAGGCATACTGCAAGCAGAACCTGGAGATGAACGTGACGGTGCAGAACGTGCTGCAG ATCCTGGAGGCAGCCGACAAAACGCAGGCGCTGGACATGAAGCGGCACTGCCTGCACATCATCGTGCACCAGTTCACCAAG GTCTCCAAGCTGCCCACGCTGCGGTCGCTGAGCCAACAGCTGCTGCTGGACATCATAGACTCCCTGGCCTCCCACATCTCAGACAAGCAGTGCGCGGAGCTGGGCGCCGACATCTGA